One Hevea brasiliensis isolate MT/VB/25A 57/8 chromosome 5, ASM3005281v1, whole genome shotgun sequence genomic region harbors:
- the LOC110665167 gene encoding uncharacterized protein LOC110665167 isoform X2, whose protein sequence is MFKKFSYEDVSSQNQVKASVQRKIRQSIADEYPGLEPVLEDLLPKKSPLIVAKCQNHLNLVMVNNVPLFFNVRDGPYMPTLRLLHQYPNIMKKLQVDRGAIKFVLAGANIMCPGLTSPGGALNEEVEAETPVAIMAEGKQHALAIGFTKMSAKDIWSV, encoded by the exons ATGTTCAAAAA GTTTTCGTATGAAGATGTATCCTCACAGAACCAAGTTAAGGCGTCTGTGCAGCGAAAAATTCGACAGAGTATTGCAGATGAG TACCCAGGACTTGAACCTGTTTTGGAAGATTTGCTTCCAAAGAAGTCCCCTTTAATTGTCGCCAAATG TCAGAATCATCTGAATCTGGTGATGGTGAACAATGTCCCCCTGTTTTTTAATGTCCGTGATGGGCCTTACATGCCTACCCTACGACTTCTTCATCAAT ATCCAAACATAATGAAAAAGTTACAAGTAGACAGGGGTGCAATAAAATTTGTCCTTGCTGGTGCAAACATAATGTGTCCTGGACTTACATCTCCAGGTGGTGCTTTGAATGAAGAAGTGGAAGCAGAAACTCCTGTG GCTATAATGGCTGAAGGAAAACAGCATGCTCTTGCGATTGGCTTTACAAAAATGTCAGCAAAAGACAT ATGGAGCGTCTAG
- the LOC110665167 gene encoding uncharacterized protein LOC110665167 isoform X1, whose translation MFKKFSYEDVSSQNQVKASVQRKIRQSIADEYPGLEPVLEDLLPKKSPLIVAKCQNHLNLVMVNNVPLFFNVRDGPYMPTLRLLHQYPNIMKKLQVDRGAIKFVLAGANIMCPGLTSPGGALNEEVEAETPVAIMAEGKQHALAIGFTKMSAKDIKAINKGIGVDNMHYLNDGLWKMERLD comes from the exons ATGTTCAAAAA GTTTTCGTATGAAGATGTATCCTCACAGAACCAAGTTAAGGCGTCTGTGCAGCGAAAAATTCGACAGAGTATTGCAGATGAG TACCCAGGACTTGAACCTGTTTTGGAAGATTTGCTTCCAAAGAAGTCCCCTTTAATTGTCGCCAAATG TCAGAATCATCTGAATCTGGTGATGGTGAACAATGTCCCCCTGTTTTTTAATGTCCGTGATGGGCCTTACATGCCTACCCTACGACTTCTTCATCAAT ATCCAAACATAATGAAAAAGTTACAAGTAGACAGGGGTGCAATAAAATTTGTCCTTGCTGGTGCAAACATAATGTGTCCTGGACTTACATCTCCAGGTGGTGCTTTGAATGAAGAAGTGGAAGCAGAAACTCCTGTG GCTATAATGGCTGAAGGAAAACAGCATGCTCTTGCGATTGGCTTTACAAAAATGTCAGCAAAAGACAT AAAGGCAATCAACAAAGGAATTGGGGTAGACAACATGCATTATCTGAATGATGGTCTGTGGAAG ATGGAGCGTCTAGATTGA
- the LOC110666149 gene encoding 60S ribosomal protein L18-2, with translation MGIDLKAGGKSKKTKRTAPKSDDIYLKLLVKLYRFLVRRTGSKFNAVILKRLFMSKVNKPPLSLSRLITFMKGKENKIAVVVGTVTDDIRVYDVPALKVTALRFTETARARIEKAGGECLTFDQLALRAPLGQNTVLLRGPKNAREAVKHFGPAPGVPHSHTKPYVRSKGRKFERARGRRNSRGFRV, from the exons ATG GGGATCGATCTGAAAGCAGGAGGTAAGAGCAAGAAGACCAAGCGGACAGCCCCCAAATCCGATGATATCTACCTCAAGCTTCTCGTCAAG CTCTACCGCTTTCTAGTAAGGAGAACCGGAAGTAAGTTCAACGCAGTGATCTTGAAGAGGCTGTTCATGAGCAAGGTGAACAAGCCTCCTCTTTCTCTGTCTAGGCTCATCACCTTCATGAAAGGAAAG GAGAATAAGATTGCAGTGGTTGTGGGGACAGTGACTGATGATATCAGGGTTTATGATGTTCCAGCATTGAAGGTTACTGCATTGAGGTTCACAGAGACAGCAAGAGCCAGGATTGAGAAGGCTGGGGGAGAGTGTCTGACATTTGACCAGCTTGCTTTGAGAGCTCCTTTGGGACAGAACACG GTTCTCCTAAGAGGTCCAAAGAATGCTCGTGAAGCTGTGAAACATTTTGGCCCAGCTCCTGGTGTGCCACACAGCCATACCAAACCATATGTGAGATCAAAGGGAAGGAAGTTTGAGAGAGCTAGAGGAAGGAGGAACAGCAGGGGATTTAGGGTCTGA
- the LOC110665170 gene encoding uncharacterized protein LOC110665170 — translation MAVSSSSISSHTSDSASSSDSSSSPYRRRHRNRRDRDRNKEALKIRKKSSKSNSKRRRKRHHSSDSYDSSSDSYYSRSDSSSDCEHETSNHSRRHKKKDRHKKTKEKDRSKSHRHKRQKHKVKEKQQDERSSSPVQLSKFLGRDKDDGVRRSAVSGKKILLKLEKSKEDKEAESKRNELLKFLNASFD, via the exons ATGGCCGTCTCATCGTCTTCTATTTCCTCCCACACATCCGATTCGGCCTCATCGTCGGACTCATCCTCGTCTCCGTACCGTCGCCGTCACCGCAACCGCCGAGACAGGGACAGAAATAAAGAGGCTCTTAAGATCCGGAAGAAGAGTAGTAAGTCCAACTCCAAACGGCGCCGTAAACGCCACCACTCCTCGGATTCTTATGATTCCTCCTCTGATTCTTACTACTCAAG GAGTGACAGTTCATCTGACTGTGAGCATGAAACATCAAATCATTCAAGGAGGCACAAGAAAAAGGACAGACATAAGAAG ACCAAGGAAAAGGACCGAAGTAAGAGTCATCGCCATAAACGTCAGAAGCACAAAGTTAAGGAG AAGCAGCAGGATGAGAGAAGTAGTAGCCCTGTACAGCTTTCTAAG TTTTTAGGGCGTGACAAGGACGATGGTGTGCGTCGCAGCGCAGTTTCAGGAAAAAAG ATCTTATTGAAACTTGAAAAATCAAAGGAGGACAAGGAGGCAGAAAGTAAAAGGAATGAATTGCTGAAATTCTTGAATGCTAGTTTTGATTGA
- the LOC110665179 gene encoding probable pectinesterase/pectinesterase inhibitor 21 produces the protein MSGDDSGSKRRLAIIGVSSFLLVAMVIAVTVGVNFNNDSHNEEDINGKSHKSSSEISASMKAIKALCQPANYKQTCEKSLEKSAGNTTDPKELIKIAFKVAQKEINEAAKKSVTLQELEKDPRAQGALSSCKELMNMSISELQSSFEKVADFDISQLDELMADLRTWLSASITYQETCLDGFENSTSDAGERMKKALNTAMEMSSNGLDIIDGFSSVLTELQIPGISRRLLEDEILVVGNGDQFAEFPSWVEPGTRRLLSVPASKIKPDLVVAKDGSGDFKTIRAALRSIPKRETNETFVLYIKQGIYNEYVEFNKTLDNLMVMGDGPDKTRITGNKNFIDGINTYHTATVVVLGDNFVARNIGFENSAGAIKHQAVALRVSADFAIFYNCSMDGYQDTLYTHAKRQFYRDCSISGTIDFVFGDAPVVFQNCKFLVRKPLENQQCIVTAQGRKQRRQPSGIIIQNSTITAHPEMLPVRKQFKSYLGRPWKEFSRTIIMESFIDDLIEAEGWLPWFGNFGLKTCWYTEFNNYGPGSDKKARVTWNGIKTITRQHAIDFTPGRFLRGDTWIKPTGVPYAPYLTRP, from the exons ATGTCAGGAGACGATTCAGGTAGCAAAAGGAGATTAGCCATTATTGGCGTCTCTTCTTTCCTCCTGGTAGCTATGGTGATTGCTGTCACCGTTGGCGTCAACTTCAACAATGACAGCCACAACGAAGAAGACATCAATGGCAAAAGCCATAAAAGTAGCAGTGAGATATCTGCCTCCATGAAAGCCATCAAAGCTCTTTGCCAACCTGCAAACTACAAACAAACATGTGAGAAAAGCCTAGAAAAATCGGCAGGAAACACTACAGATCCCAAAGAACTCATCAAGATCGCATTTAAAGTTGCACAGAAAGAGATTAATGAAGCTGCCAAGAAATCTGTTACCTTGCAAGAACTCGAAAAGGATCCCAGAGCCCAGGGTGCTCTTAGTAGCTGCAAAGAACTCATGAACATGTCTATTAGTGAGCTCCAGTCCTCTTTTGAGAAAGTTGCCGACTTCGATATCAGCCAGTTGGATGAGCTAATGGCAGATTTGAGGACTTGGCTTAGCGCTTCCATAACTTACCAAGAGACTTGCCTGGATGGTTTCGAAAATTCAACATCCGATGCAGGAGAGAGAATGAAGAAGGCATTAAACACTGCAATGGAGATGAGCAGCAATGGTCTTGACATTATTGATGGATTCTCTAGTGTGCTCACAGAGCTGCAAATTCCAGGCATCAGCCGCCGCCTTCTGGAGGATGAAATTCTTGTTGTAGGCAATGGTGATCAATTCGCTGAATTCCCTAGCTGGGTCGAACCTGGAACTCGCAGACTCCTTAGCGTGCCTGCTTCCAAGATTAAACCCGATCTTGTTGTTGCTAAGGACGGAAGTGGAGATTTCAAAACTATCCGCGCCGCATTGCGAAGTATCCCCAAGAGGGAGACAAACGAGACCTTTGTACTGTACATCAAGCAGGGAATTTACAACGAGTACGTTGAGTTCAATAAGACTCTGGACAATTTGATGGTTATGGGAGATGGCCCTGATAAGACTCGCATCACTGGGAATAAGAACTTCATCGATGGAATCAACACCTACCACACCGCAACAGTTG TTGTTCTTGGAGACAACTTTGTGGCCAGGAATATTGGCTTTGAGAACAGCGCTGGTGCCATTAAACATCAGGCTGTGGCATTGAGGGTTTCTGCTGATTTTGCTatcttttacaactgctcaatggatGGATACCAAGATACGCTTTACACACACGCCAAGCGCCAGTTCTATCGCGACTGCTCCATCTCAGGCACCATTGATTTCGTCTTTGGTGATGCCCCCGTGGTTTTCCAGAACTGCAAATTCTTGGTCCGCAAGCCCTTGGAAAACCAGCAGTGCATCGTGACTGCTCAAGGAAGGAAGCAAAGGCGACAACCATCTGGTATTATCATCCAAAACAGTACTATCACTGCTCATCCTGAAATGCTCCCTGTAAGGAAGCAGTTCAAGTCATATCTTGGCCGTCCATGGAAGGAGTTTTCGAGAACCATCATCATGGAATCCTTCATTGATGATTTGATCGAAGCAGAAGGATGGTTGCCATGGTTTGGAAATTTTGGACTCAAGACTTGTTGGTACACAGAATTCAACAACTATGGCCCTGGTTCTGACAAGAAAGCTCGTGTGACATGGAATGGAATCAAGACCATTACCCGTCAACACGCCATAGATTTCACACCAGGGAGGTTCCTCCGAGGTGATACCTGGATCAAGCCCACAGGAGTACCTTATGCGCCCTACTTGACAAGACCTTGA
- the LOC110666204 gene encoding pectinesterase-like codes for MASKFSSLSTISLFLMLFFSLSLADSIPIFNTPETLCNSTPHPSFCKSSLPYNKRGTIHDYAKISISNSLTNARSFLSLVLHYLNLPSTSYESTVLALEDCLFLAQLNIDFLSYAFETTNISNDNNLPGSITFDLLTLFSATLTNLETCLEGLQSSASASNILNSLSAPLSNGTQYCSVSLALFLHAWAPNTKEGRLLTERNDTFPNMEVGARKSLPLQTHKSIIGRKLLQAFTDGVSVRKMAVVNPYGTGDFATITDAVNAAPNNTASSDGYFVIYVVAGVYNEYVSIPKYKKYLMMIGDGINQTIIAGNRSVVDGWTTFNSATFAAVGQGFVAVNITFQNTAGAIKQQAVAVRNGADLSAFYNCSFEGYQDTLYTHSLRQFYRNCEIYGTIDYIFGNAVVVFQNCKIYTRLPLNGQFNTVTAHGRTDPNQNTGTSIQNCSILAAEDLASSNGTTKSYLGRPWKEYSRTVVMQSFIDSLIDPSGWAPWSGDFALATLYYAEFDNTGPGSDPTNRVTWPGYHLINATDAANFTVSNFTLGDFWLPATGVPYFGGLL; via the exons ATGGCTTCTAAGTTTTCTTCTCTAAGCACCATTTCCCTTTTTCTCATGCTTTTCTTCTCCCTTTCCCTTGCAGACTCTATACCAATCTTCAATACTCCAGAAACTCTTTGTAACTCCACTCCTCATCCATCCTTTTGCAAATCCTCTTTGCCATATAACAAGCGTGGAACCATCCACGACTATGCCAAGATTTCTATTTCCAATTCCTTGACGAATGCAAGAAGCTTTCTTTCACTCGTCCTACATTACTTGAACCTACCCTCTACATCCTATGAATCCACCGTTCTCGCCCTTGAAGATTGCCTGTTTTTAGCTCAGCTAAACATAGACTTCTTGTCATATGCATTCGAAACTacaaatatttctaatgataacaATCTTCCAGGCTCGATTACCTTTGATCTACTAACGTTGTTTAGTGCCACTTTGACCAACCTAGAAACTTGCCTGGAAGGCCTTCAATCCTCAGCATCAGCTTCAAATATCTTGAATAGCCTATCTGCACCTCTTTCTAATGGAACCCAGTATTGTAGTGTCTCCCTCGCTCTTTTTCTACATGCTTGGGCTCCTAACACAAAGGAAGGTAGATTGCTAACAGAAAGAAACGACACATTCCCCAATATGGAGGTTGGTGCAAGAAAAAGCTTGCCTTTACAGACGCACAAGTCTATAATTGGAAGAAAACTCCTTCAAGCATTTACAGATGGTGTTTCAGTGAGAAAAATGGCGGTCGTGAATCCATATGGAACTGGGGATTTTGCTACTATTACCGACGCTGTGAATGCTGCACCTAATAACACAGCTAGCAGCGACGGATATTTTGTGATTTACGTGGTTGCAGGGGTTTATAACGAGTATGTTTCCATTCCAAAGTACAAGAAATACTTGATGATGATCGGTGATGGTATTAACCAGACCATCATCGCTGGAAACCGGAGTGTCGTTGATGGGTGGACTACATTTAACTCTGCCACGTTTG CTGCAGTTGGGCAAGGTTTTGTTGCAGTGAACATAACATTTCAGAACACAGCAGGAGCAATTAAGCAGCAAGCGGTGGCAGTTAGAAATGGAGCTGATTTATCTGCATTCTATAACTGCAGCTTTGAAGGGTACCAAGACACCTTATATACTCATTCTCTCAGGCAATTCTACAGGAACTGTGAAATATATGGCACCATAGATTACATATTCGGTAACGCCGTTGTTGTTTTCCAGAACTGCAAGATTTATACAAGACTACCCTTGAATGGCCAGTTCAACACCGTAACTGCACATGGCAGAACTGACCCTAACCAAAACACGGGCACTTCAATACAAAATTGTAGTATATTGGCAGCTGAGGACTTGGCCTCAAGCAATGGCACTACAAAGTCTTACTTAGGGAGGCCATGGAAGGAGTATTCAAGAACAGTTGTGATGCAATCTTTCATAGATAGTCTAATTGATCCTTCTGGTTGGGCTCCATGGTCAGGAGATTTTGCACTTGCTACACTTTATTATGCAGAATTTGATAACACTGGTCCAGGATCAGATCCTACTAATAGGGTTACATGGCCTGGTTATCATTTGATTAATGCTACCGATGCGGCGAACTTCACTGTATCCAACTTCACACTGGGAGATTTCTGGTTGCCGGCGACCGGTGTGCCTTATTTTGGTGGTTTGCTGTGA